A region from the Triticum urartu cultivar G1812 chromosome 1, Tu2.1, whole genome shotgun sequence genome encodes:
- the LOC125551496 gene encoding acyl transferase 7-like, which produces MAAAAAKPMPVERLGQRLVAPAAPTPESPLRLSWLDRYPTQMALIESLHVFKPDMAREGDSPARAVEQALARALVEYYPLAGRLTVTDAGELQVDCSDGGVWFIEAAVRCRLEDVDYLEYPLAVDKDELLPHPRPKPSREEESKLILLVQVTTFDCGGFVVGFRFSHAVADGPGAAQFMGAVGELARGAGRISVAPVWGRDAIPDPASALVGSLPDPAGAKRLEYLAIDISADYINHFKGQFAAATGGARCSAFEVLIAKAWQSRTRAACFDEDSPVHLCFAMNARPLLHARLPSGGAGFYGNCYYIMRVSSTAGKVASSTITDVVKIIKEGKKRLPTEFARWGAGEMGSVDPYQITSDYRTLLVSDWTRLGFAEVDYGWGPPAHVVPLTNLDYIATCILVKPWVHKPGARLITQCVTPDRVAAFHDALVDTN; this is translated from the exons ATGGCGGCGGCCGCGGCAAAGCCCATGCCAGTGGAGCGGCTCGGGCAGCGCCTGGTGGCGCCGGCGGCTCCGACGCCGGAGAGCCCTCTGCGCCTGTCGTGGCTCGACCGCTACCCCACCCAGATGGCGCTCATCGAGTCGCTGCACGTGTTCAAGCCCGACATGGCCAGGGAGGGTGACAGCCCCGCGAGGGCGGTGGAGCAGGCCCTGGCGAGGGCGCTGGTGGAGTACTACCCGCTGGCGGGCCGCCTCACGGTGACCGACGCCGGCGAGCTGCAGGTGGACTGCAGCGACGGTGGCGTGTGGTTCATTGAGGCTGCCGTCAGGTGTCGGCTAGAGGACGTGGACTATCTCGAGTACCCGCTCGCCGTCGACAAGGACGAGCTGCTCCCCCACCCGCGCCCCAAGCCCAGCCGTGAGGAGGAGAGCAAGCTCATCTTGCTTGTCCAG GTCACGACGTTCGATTGCGGCGGCTTCGTGGTGGGGTTCCGGTTCAGCCACGCGGTGGCCGACGGGCCCGGGGCGGCGCAGTTCATGGGCGCGGTGGGGGAGCTGGCGCGCGGGGCGGGCCGCATCTCGGTGGCACCGGTGTGGGGCCGCGACGCGATCCCTGATCCGGCGAGCGCCCTCGTCGGCAGCCTCCCGGACCCCGCGGGCGCCAAGCGGCTCGAATACCTCGCCATAGACATCTCCGCCGACTACATCAACCACTTCAAGGGCCAGTTCGCGGCGGCCACCGGCGGCGCCCGGTGCTCAGCGTTCGAGGTGCTCATCGCCAAGGCCTGGCAGAGCCGCACGCGCGCCGCTTGCTTCGACGAGGACTCCCCCGTACACCTCTGCTTCGCGATGAACGCGCGGCCGCTCCTCCACGCCCGCCTCCCCTCGGGGGGCGCCGGCTTCTACGGCAACTGCTACTACATCATGCGCGTCTCCTCCACGGCCGGGAAGGTGGCGTCCTCCACCATCACCGACGTCGTGAAGATCATCAAGGAGGGGAAGAAGCGGCTGCCCACAGAGTTCGCGCGGTGGGGCGCCGGCGAGATGGGCAGCGTGGACCCGTACCAGATCACCTCCGACTACCGGACGCTGCTCGTCTCCGACTGGACGCGGctgggcttcgccgaggtggacTACGGGTGGGGCCCTCCCGCCCACGTCGTGCCGCTGACAaacctggactacatcgccacgTGCATCCTCGTCAAGCCCTGGGTACACAAGCCAGGCGCCCGGCTCATCACGCAGTGCGTGACGCCCGACCGTGTCGCCGCTTTCCACGACGCCTTGGTGGACACCAACTAG